One Triticum dicoccoides isolate Atlit2015 ecotype Zavitan chromosome 5B, WEW_v2.0, whole genome shotgun sequence genomic window carries:
- the LOC119306921 gene encoding BTB/POZ and MATH domain-containing protein 3-like — protein sequence MPKLIFRLAPRMAEHCKISVAMVAESEERPYARSYVFKVDGYSRAKALLKNGEYLTSEPFSVGGHDWVMTYYPNGSKICPDDISLFLHLHPAGAEDVKAKFTFSLLDENGEPVPSYTRAHDDIHTFSRKAPNWGYHNLMKKAKLERSGHLTNDCLTIGCHVTVVQEILGEEETRASPASDLHRHLGDLLESKDAADLTFQVGGEIFHAHRCILATRSSVFKAELLGGMEESSGSLIEIRDMEPDVFEALLHFIYTEKVSPVIDVVMASHLLVAADRYNIGSLKQICEDKLCCHIDSNMVATSLAIAEQHGFHGLKEACLRFLASPSNLEAMMASNGYEHLKSSCPSVLKELIARILPAKWNVAKDIIMEL from the coding sequence ATGCCTAAGCTGATCTTCCGTCTTGCTCCCAGAATGGCAGAGCATTGCAAGATCTCTGTTGCCATggtagctgaatctgaggaaaggcCATATGCGCGATCATACGTGTTCAAGGTGGATGGATACTCAAGAGCCAAGGCGCTACTCAAGAACGGCGAGTACCTAACCTCTGAACCTTTCAGTGTTGGAGGCCACGACTGGGTCATGACCTATTACCCAAACGGCAGCAAGATTTGTCCGGACGACATATCACTTTTTCTACATCTTCACCCCGCCGGTGCCGAAGATGTGAAGGCGAAATTCACGTTCAGTCTACTTGACGAGAACGGAGAACCGGTGCCTTCATACACCCGTGCCCACGACGATATACATACATTCTCAAGGAAAGCTCCAAATTGGGGCTACCATAACCTAATGAAGAAGGCTAAGCTGGAAAGATCGGGGCATCTGACAAACGACTGTCTCACCATCGGATGCCATGTCACCGTCGTGCAGGAGATCCTCGGCGAAGAAGAAACAAGGGCTTCTCCAGCAAGCGACTTGCACCGGCATCTTGGTGATCTCCTCGAGAGCAAAGATGCAGCAGACCTGACATTTCAAGTAGGCGGAGAGATATTCCATGCTCATAGGTGTATCCTAGCCACTCGGTCATCTGTCTTCAAGGCGGAGCTCCTCGGCGGCATGGAGGAGAGTTCTGGTAGTCTCATTGAAATTCGTGACATGGAACCTGATGTGTTCGAGGCCTTGCTCCATTTCATATACACCGAAAAAGTTTCTCCCGTGATTGATGTGGTGATGGCCAGCCATCTACTCGTAGCAGCGGATAGGTACAACATTGGTAGCCTGAAGCAGATATGCGAGGATAAATTGTGTTGTCATATTGATTCAAACATGGTGGCAACTAGTTTAGCTATAGCTGAGCAACATGGTTTCCATGGTCTCAAAGAAGCTTGCTTACGGTTCCTTGCTTCTCCATCCAATTTGGAGGCGATGATGGCAAGCAACGGTTATGAGCATCTCAAGTCCAGTTGTCCGTCTGTTCTCAAGGAGCTCATAGCTAGAATACTCCCGGCTAAATGGAACGTGGCAAAGGATATTATCATGGAACTTTAG
- the LOC119306424 gene encoding GDSL esterase/lipase At5g03610-like, with protein sequence MNLPAIACALLLLLHLNVSPVASSRPQPQGLGKGRHHDHNGHSGNDGHQHHHSDDYNGYSFYVFGDSFADNGNLVKMNPLSELNRQWRPPYRANGRFSNSMVESDFIASMLGQMKSPPAHSLTRKVGPAGLNFAAGGSGVYDVPHTHTLARQIHTFHKLVKDGDIHQERLASKSVALVAVSGNDYARLPADTKSFAEVDDFAKNVAEEIAANVRRLKDIGMQKVLVNNLFPFGCAPSQTRAYNHTRCNERRNLAATLHNHHLAKKLADMEDVLVVDLNAAFSMVLRDDGSVDIANLFREKLVPCCESTDPKGYCGQVDPETLDPLYDVCDEPHVFFFWDEMNPTMVGWQAVMGPLDFPIRKFLGLVK encoded by the exons ATGAATCTCCCGGCGATCGCCTGCGCCCTCCTCCTACTTCTCCATCTCAATG TTTCTCCCGTGGCGTCGTCCCGGCCGCAGCCACAGGGGCTCGGGAAGGGGCGCCACCACGACCATAACGGGCACAGCGGCAACGACGGGCACCAACACCATCACTCCGACGACTACAACGGGTACAGCTTCTACGTCTTCGGCGACTCCTTCGCCGACAACGGCAACCTCGTCAAGATGAACCCATTATCCGAGCTCAATCGCCAGTGGCGCCCTCCATACAGGGCCAACGGCCGCTTCTCCAACAGCATGGTTGAATCCGACTTCATCG CCTCCATGTTAGGGCAGATGAAATCCCCTCCGGCGCACAGCCTCACGCGCAAGGTCGGCCCGGCCGGCTTGAACTTCGCTGCCGGCGGCTCCGGTGTGTATGACGTGCCGCACACCCACACGCTCGCCAGGCAGATCCACAccttccacaagctcgtcaaggacGGAGACATCCACCAAGAGCGCCTCGCATCAAAATCCGTCGCGCTCGTCGCCGTCTCCGGCAACGACTACGCCCGCCTCCCCGCCGACACCAAAAGCTTCGCCGAGGTGGACGATTTCGCCAAGAATGTGGCCGAGGAGATCGCGGCGAATGTGCGGCGCCTAAAGGACATCGGCATGCAGAAGGTGCTCGTCAACAACCTCTTCCCTTTCGGCTGTGCGCCGTCGCAGACCAGGGCGTACAACCACACCCGCTGCAACGAGCGGCGCAACCTGGCCGCCACACTCCACAACCACCAccttgccaagaagctggccgacatGGAGGACGTGCTGGTGGTAGACCTGAACGCCGCCTTCAGCATGGTCCTTCGGGACGACGGGAGCGTTGACATCGCCAATCTCTTTAGGGAGAAGCTTGTGCCGTGTTGCGAGAGCACGGACCCCAAGGGGTACTGCGGGCAGGTAGACCCGGAGACGTTGGATCCGCTCTACGACGTGTGCGACGAACCCCACGTGTTCTTCTTTTGGGATGAGATGAACCCGACCATGGTCGGGTGGCAGGCCGTCATGGGCCCGCTCGACTTCCCCATCAGAAAGTTCCTAGGCCTTGTTAAGTAG
- the LOC119306425 gene encoding GDSL esterase/lipase At5g03610-like produces the protein MNLPVIACVLLLLLDLNVSPVEPSRPQGLAKGRHTPGKGNHHGHSGHSGDDGHQHDHSDDYNGYSFYVFGDSFADNGNLVKMNPRSELNRQWRYPYGLSGRFSNSLVQSDLIAYMLGQKKSPPAHRLTRKVGKAGLNFAAGGSGVFDAPDTQTLARQIHTFHKLVKDGDIDQDRLASKSVALVAVSGNDYARLPADTKSFAEVDDFARKVVEEIAFNVRRLQDIGVEKVLVNNLHPFGCSPSETRAYNHTRCNERRNLAATLHNHHLADELAGMDDVLLLDLNAAFSNVVRHYNDDGDGDIIPNLFREKLAPCCESTDPKGYCGQVDTEKLEPLYKVCDNPNYFFFWDEMNPTMVGWQAVMGPLDHPIRKFLGLIR, from the exons ATGAATCTCCCGGTGATCGCCTGTGTCCTCCTCCTACTTCTCGATCTCAATG TTTCTCCCGTGGAGCCGTCCCGGCCGCAGGGGCTCGCGAAGGGGCGCCACACGCCCGGAAAGGGGAACCACCACGGCCATAGCGGGCACAGCGGCGACGACGGGCACCAACACGACCACTCCGACGACTACAACGGGTACAGCTTCTACGTCTTCGGCGACTCCTTTGCCGACAACGGCAACCTCGTCAAGATGAACCCAAGATCCGAGCTCAATCGCCAGTGGCGCTATCCCTATGGCTTATCCGGCCGCTTCTCCAACAGCTTGGTTCAGTCCGACCTCATCG CCTACATGCTAGGGCAGAAAAAGTCCCCTCCGGCGCACAGGCTCACGCGCAAGGTCGGCAAGGCTGGATTGAACTTCGCCGCCGGCGGCTCCGGCGTGTTTGACGCACCGGACACCCAGACGCTCGCCAGGCAGATCCACAccttccacaagctcgtcaaggacGGAGACATCGACCAGGACCGCCTCGCGTCCAAATCCGTCGCGCTCGTCGCCGTCTCCGGCAACGACTACGCCCGCCTTCCCGCCGACACCAAGAGCTTCGCCGAGGTGGATGATTTCGCCAGGAAGGTGGTGGAGGAGATCGCGTTTAACGTGCGGCGCCTGCAAGACATCGGCGTGGAGAAGGTGCTCGTCAACAACCTCCACCCTTTCGGATGCTCGCCGTCGGAGACCAGGGCGTACAACCACACGCGCTGCAATGAGCGGCGCAACCTGGCCGCCACGCTCCACAACCACCACCTCGCCGACGAGCTGGCCGGCATGGACGACGTGCTGCTGCTCGACCTCAACGCCGCCTTCAGCAACGTCGTCCGGCACTACAACGATGACGGGGACGGCGACATCATTCCCAATCTCTTCAGGGAGAAGCTGGCGCCGTGCTGCGAGAGCACCGACCCCAAGGGCTACTGCGGGCAGGTCGACACGGAGAAGTTGGAACCCCTCTACAAGGTGTGCGACAACCCCAACTATTTCTTCTTTTGGGACGAGATGAACCCCACCATGGTCGGGTGGCAGGCCGTCATGGGCCCGCTCGATCACCCCATCAGGAAGTTCTTAGGGCTCATTAGGTAG